The Cotesia glomerata isolate CgM1 linkage group LG9, MPM_Cglom_v2.3, whole genome shotgun sequence region TGGCCTTGAGAGAGCACAATAGTGATAGTACGGTGAATGACCGGTGTGTATTGACCATTAAATAGTTtacattattgttattaaatttatatacagGAACAGGAATCCGGAAAAAATAAGGCTTTGTAAAGTTTAACCATGTATCCAGGGCAAAATAAAACattagattttaggaatttcaggattctatttatttttatttagctaaaaattatttttaggcaaattattttaaaatctaaaaacatTGGAGGACTTgaaagaattttgaaatttaaaataaaaattttttgatattttggaAAGGTGTAAAAaattcgattatttttttttttaattttgattatttttttgggaAGTTTAGTTGcgtaatttttggaattatttttaatttcaaaatttcaatttcagatacaatttttttaatgctaaaaaaaaaattttttaaagtcaaagTTAGAAAATTACTACATTTttgtaaaagtaataaaatttcaaaaaataacaatttaaaaaaaaaattcggagtagattttgaaaaatgcagattttaatttttgaaaattttggacattcagaaaaaattactacaaaatGTAAACATGTATTCTtgttatgagaaaaaaaaacaattttttgatgtagaaagtattaaaataacaataaaaaattatgagtaaatttacgatccatgcaaaaataaatatccacCAAGTAAACATCGTTATAATaaactacatcaattttttactcTATTTTTTAACAGCAATTTAGTTCTTATTGCCCATTATTATCCATAAACAAATACTAAACTAAACtcaattattataactttttacttCTAGCTAACAAGATGATAATGCAGCCGAGCCATTTTTGAtcttaaataacaataatcacGCTCAAGATTGCTGAGAGCCAGCAAAATGGCTTATAAAAACACCTGGAGTCATAAAAAATCtcatcattgttattattattacttaataattgCAATTACATTTACTTGTTGTAATGCACTGGAGGCCAAGGCCGAGGTGAACGAGACAGAAAGCAATGAAGTTACGTCTAGCAACGTAGATCACAATTGGATGGACGATAAGCCTGATTTATCCCATCCACATTCTTTCAAAAATAAGCCCAGCAAATTTGATGTCGACGTTTCTGGGCTCACTTACACCGACAACAATTCTTCTCAATCTCACAGTCCAAATCCAAATTCAATAGACACCAAAGCTTGCAAAGGCTCAGCTACCAAATGCCTAAAAAAAGATTTGGAGGATTTTTTAGACGACGTCAAGGGTAAGAGCATCCTCGACGTTACCGACTCAGTGCAAATAGAAAAGAGAACAAATTCCACGGGTGTGGATCCGCACGAAAGTTTGTTTGATAAAGTTCACAGGCTGACCAAAAATTatgttctaaaaataaaactgaacCAATTGAGACAGCCGAGAACGTTTTTTGGTtgtaagttaatttatttctcgATTTTATATCGcttttgttattaacaaaacgcttaaaagcttatttaatGCCGCTTTGCTATTAAAACTGTTGTGATTAATTATAGTcagttttttttgttaattttttgagtaattaatactTTGTCTTGGATATTTGGGGAATTTTCGAGCTGAACATTTGAAAAAGACGATATTTGTATATCGAagatacaattaaaaattatcgtaGGTAGTAATTTCATGGAGAAATAtagctttaaaataattcaaaatttaggatgaaacaaattttttaaaaattcattcataaataattttcaaacttgGAACAATTTGGTACTAATGCTTATGGAAAAATACTACATGTGATCAGATCTAAAGAAGCAAATGTACTTAGATGTTCAAATCGGCTCTATATGTTTAGATCTGGtctaaaataagaatttttttttagctattaaaaattataattgtcaaattgaataaactaatttaaatcaaaattcttttGCGTATGCGTACTAAGAAGTCACATTCAAACATTCAATTAGTTTTTATCAACCTTACTTTTTACGAATTTCTTTTATGAATTTGATTaacataaggtaaaagccccaatagatgatcatgtaccagtatatgatcactccatgtatttgtatatctatattcacaaatatagttatacaaatacatggagtgatcatatactggtacgtgatcatctattggagcttttaccttactattattttaactatacAATTGAAACGTAATCAAAgtaataatgttaatattatttaaaattttttttaatgtcgtGAAAAAGTAACTGCTCGCTATGAACGATTGCATGaattaatacaataaaaaaggggcaaaatttataaatatttttgaagaaaacttTAGCAGCAAGAAATAAAGACTTGAAGATCGTGACCTTTGATGGAGAGCGCATGGCTTGACTAACAGCAACTAAACGCTAAAAATGCCtggtaaaattttgctttcaGCTTTGTCGGATGGAAAGAATCCATTTTTAACAGGCTTTGGACTTGGTTTTTTAGCGTTCGGTTTGAAGAAGTTGCTGTTACCGTTAATCATAGGTGCCCAGGTTATTAAAAGTATCCTGATAGCACTTTTTTTGCCGAGTATCATTGGAAGTATTGGTAAAATGGTTGGAAAAGGTAATTAGTTGTTACTTAGCCactaaattcaaataatagtTATCATGAATTATAATCAATATTcgcttatttttattgtttattcaaTTTGAGCGGGTTCATCAGTTTTTGTGACTGTTTAGCAGGGGTTTCATCGTTCGCACAGTCTTCACAAGGTGTCACTGCGACGCCGGATGAAAACTTTGAATTCAAAGACAACTCTGATTTCTACAATGATGATTATCTGGCGAAACAACCCTTGGGAACCTTGCCAGCATCTGCTATGTACGAGGAAGGAATGATGCAAGTTCAGAAACCAGACTCGCGGTATTCTTTTATTGACTCAAGATTGTCACCGGTCGCCATGCTTAATGACAGATACTATACCAGGCATGCTGCTAATGGTTATGCGAAAAAACAAGACTTCAAGGTAATGCTCATTCactttgcacgcctcataacgcgaACACAGTTGAGGTAGTGCTTTACGATTAACACAttaaggtcaagcaattttgtggaTTTAAAATGCTTCTATTACAACCATATTGCACTAATCAATgttatattttctaaaaaattattttatatcgctacattgagagaaaaattttttttgaaaaaaatgggCATTTTTgtgataagaaataaaatttttaacacagtTATTTCTtagttgaagaaataaaaaattttcttacagtaacttttgtgttgaaaaaaatttttttcaaattagaataaaacaatattagatagaaaatttacgaatttacGAAAACAACTAAGTTCTTATTACAACATagcttattttttcaaaagaaattttttctctcagtgtagcgATATAAgggttgatttttattttactatgtATATAACAGCAGGTCGAATTATTAGAAACTACTTTGCCCTCATGATCATATAACGTAAGTCAGATCATAGTGGGATACTTTGGTCAAATTTAACTAACAATTAAAGTCcttttcaattgattttttcaacattttgcaaaataagtaaaaatttatccaaaaaaaaactttaacgctgattatattaaagtattttataattgaaaaattacattagatTTCTCAAACGTGTTGTCAACTGTATCTTTGGTGCAGCTTTGAAGCACtctgttttttaaattaatgaataaatagaaaaatgttttaaattgtATCTGTGGAAAATTTTACTCTTTACAAACTCTCAATTAGTTGTATTTTCTGTGATTTCAATATAGTTtgagctattttgaaaaaattgagaaaactTGTGAATTTTCGGAAAATTCTGCTCAGACATTATATagaattttgtataattacatagaattttatataattatatatatttatataaaattttaagttaacaattatgtataattagataaaattatatataattatgcaaaattgtataaaattatacacaATTCTATAtagttttgaataattatatataattttatataattatataaaaaaatttccccggtagataaaattatgtataattatataaaaatatataaaatgatacataattttatataattatatatatttatataaaattttaagttaccAATTGTgtataattagataaaattatatataattatataaaattatacataattttatatacttttgtataattatatataattttatataattatatcttactatataaaattttttgtccccgggtagataaaattatatataattatgtataagtttatatatttatatataattagatcaaattatatataattagacataattttatataattatatataattttttttccccgggaacctcttataacttttgaacggcttgaccgatttcatagCGGTTGACGACATTTGAAAaaacttgaccaaacttagattttga contains the following coding sequences:
- the LOC123271859 gene encoding uncharacterized protein LOC123271859 isoform X4 — translated: MAYKNTWSHKKSHHCYYYYLIIAITFTCCNALEAKAEVNETESNEVTSSNVDHNWMDDKPDLSHPHSFKNKPSKFDVDVSGLTYTDNNSSQSHSPNPNSIDTKACKGSATKCLKKDLEDFLDDVKGKSILDVTDSVQIEKRTNSTGVDPHESLFDKVHRLTKNYVLKIKLNQLRQPRTFFGSFGLKKLLLPLIIGAQVIKSILIALFLPSIIGSIGKMVGKGVSSFAQSSQGVTATPDENFEFKDNSDFYNDDYLAKQPLGTLPASAMYEEGMMQVQKPDSRYSFIDSRLSPVAMLNDRYYTRHAANGYAKKQDFKVFHEIPSSSLLLTNYDPFYSPLLSRLDAVFSRLGHTTEGCREYAVCAMYRSPARFAPYSNLISAQLSRELNELRRPASDNPETLRFFRYMKAAKDGQDGVKCEDVYVNCEIARDDPSLRQNQAMLATYQDIDKLVHARKL
- the LOC123271859 gene encoding uncharacterized protein LOC123271859 isoform X1, which encodes MAYKNTWSHKKSHHCYYYYLIIAITFTCCNALEAKAEVNETESNEVTSSNVDHNWMDDKPDLSHPHSFKNKPSKFDVDVSGLTYTDNNSSQSHSPNPNSIDTKACKGSATKCLKKDLEDFLDDVKGKSILDVTDSVQIEKRTNSTGVDPHESLFDKVHRLTKNYVLKIKLNQLRQPRTFFGSLSDGKNPFLTGFGLGFLAFGLKKLLLPLIIGAQVIKSILIALFLPSIIGSIGKMVGKAGVSSFAQSSQGVTATPDENFEFKDNSDFYNDDYLAKQPLGTLPASAMYEEGMMQVQKPDSRYSFIDSRLSPVAMLNDRYYTRHAANGYAKKQDFKVFHEIPSSSLLLTNYDPFYSPLLSRLDAVFSRLGHTTEGCREYAVCAMYRSPARFAPYSNLISAQLSRELNELRRPASDNPETLRFFRYMKAAKDGQDGVKCEDVYVNCEIARDDPSLRQNQAMLATYQDIDKLVHARKL
- the LOC123271859 gene encoding uncharacterized protein LOC123271859 isoform X2 — translated: MAYKNTWSHKKSHHCYYYYLIIAITFTCCNALEAKAEVNETESNEVTSSNVDHNWMDDKPDLSHPHSFKNKPSKFDVDVSGLTYTDNNSSQSHSPNPNSIDTKACKGSATKCLKKDLEDFLDDVKGKSILDVTDSVQIEKRTNSTGVDPHESLFDKVHRLTKNYVLKIKLNQLRQPRTFFGSLSDGKNPFLTGFGLGFLAFGLKKLLLPLIIGAQVIKSILIALFLPSIIGSIGKMVGKGVSSFAQSSQGVTATPDENFEFKDNSDFYNDDYLAKQPLGTLPASAMYEEGMMQVQKPDSRYSFIDSRLSPVAMLNDRYYTRHAANGYAKKQDFKVFHEIPSSSLLLTNYDPFYSPLLSRLDAVFSRLGHTTEGCREYAVCAMYRSPARFAPYSNLISAQLSRELNELRRPASDNPETLRFFRYMKAAKDGQDGVKCEDVYVNCEIARDDPSLRQNQAMLATYQDIDKLVHARKL
- the LOC123271859 gene encoding uncharacterized protein LOC123271859 isoform X3, which codes for MAYKNTWSHKKSHHCYYYYLIIAITFTCCNALEAKAEVNETESNEVTSSNVDHNWMDDKPDLSHPHSFKNKPSKFDVDVSGLTYTDNNSSQSHSPNPNSIDTKACKGSATKCLKKDLEDFLDDVKGKSILDVTDSVQIEKRTNSTGVDPHESLFDKVHRLTKNYVLKIKLNQLRQPRTFFGSFGLKKLLLPLIIGAQVIKSILIALFLPSIIGSIGKMVGKAGVSSFAQSSQGVTATPDENFEFKDNSDFYNDDYLAKQPLGTLPASAMYEEGMMQVQKPDSRYSFIDSRLSPVAMLNDRYYTRHAANGYAKKQDFKVFHEIPSSSLLLTNYDPFYSPLLSRLDAVFSRLGHTTEGCREYAVCAMYRSPARFAPYSNLISAQLSRELNELRRPASDNPETLRFFRYMKAAKDGQDGVKCEDVYVNCEIARDDPSLRQNQAMLATYQDIDKLVHARKL
- the LOC123271859 gene encoding uncharacterized protein LOC123271859 isoform X5 is translated as MAYKNTWSHKKSHHCYYYYLIIAITFTCCNALEAKAEVNETESNEVTSSNVDHNWMDDKPDLSHPHSFKNKPSKFDVDVSGLTYTDNNSSQSHSPNPNSIDTKACKGSATKCLKKDLEDFLDDVKGKSILDVTDSVQIEKRTNSTGVDPHESLFDKVHRLTKNYVLKIKLNQLRQPRTFFGSGVSSFAQSSQGVTATPDENFEFKDNSDFYNDDYLAKQPLGTLPASAMYEEGMMQVQKPDSRYSFIDSRLSPVAMLNDRYYTRHAANGYAKKQDFKVFHEIPSSSLLLTNYDPFYSPLLSRLDAVFSRLGHTTEGCREYAVCAMYRSPARFAPYSNLISAQLSRELNELRRPASDNPETLRFFRYMKAAKDGQDGVKCEDVYVNCEIARDDPSLRQNQAMLATYQDIDKLVHARKL
- the LOC123271859 gene encoding uncharacterized protein LOC123271859 isoform X6, whose protein sequence is MAYKNTWSHKKSHHCYYYYLIIAITFTCCNALEAKAEVNETESNEVTSSNVDHNWMDDKPDLSHPHSFKNKPSKFDVDVSGLTYTDNNSSQSHSPNPNSIDTKACKGSATKCLKKDLEDFLDDVKGKSILDVTDSVQIEKRTNSTGVDPHESLFDKVHRLTKNYVLKIKLNQLRQPRTFFGWVSSFAQSSQGVTATPDENFEFKDNSDFYNDDYLAKQPLGTLPASAMYEEGMMQVQKPDSRYSFIDSRLSPVAMLNDRYYTRHAANGYAKKQDFKVFHEIPSSSLLLTNYDPFYSPLLSRLDAVFSRLGHTTEGCREYAVCAMYRSPARFAPYSNLISAQLSRELNELRRPASDNPETLRFFRYMKAAKDGQDGVKCEDVYVNCEIARDDPSLRQNQAMLATYQDIDKLVHARKL